The sequence TATCTGCTCCACGGCGAGAAAGGCCGCGTCTATAGGCCCGTCGCCCTCGGCCAGGCCGAAGAGCTCCTCCCCATTACGGCGCACGTGGATATTCGCGGTGGCGTTTATGATGTTGCCGCTGTTTATGACGAAGCTCACCAGCTCATAGGTGGGCGGCGCCTGCAGCGCGCTTGTTGCGATTATCGCCTCCAGCTCCTTCGTGCCCACGGATTTTTTCGCGGCTACGTTGCGGAAGGTCTCGTAGACGTTCGCCACGTCCTCGTCCGAAAGGTCGTAGCCAAGACGCTGCGCCGCCTTTGCCACGGAGCCTGCGTCGTCGTTTGCGTCAAGCCGTACGTCATGTGCCTCCGTCGCGGCAAGCCCTGTGTCGAAGGCGGAGGTCTTGCTGCGTTCCGGCCTCGTTATCCAGTGCATCTGAGCCACGGAGCGGTGTATCTCGGTAAATTTAAGGCCGCAGCAGTAGCCGCAGTCGTCGCCGCGCGTGCGTATGACGTGGGCCGCAGCCTCAAACTCCGGCGCGCAGCCGCCGCTTACGCAGACGTCCACCTCTGTCGCTCCCGCCTTAACGGCGGAGACGGCGCAGGCCGCCGCCATCGAAAGTTCGTCCGAACATTTCACCGCAAGCGCAACATCCTTCAGCTCCGGCACAGCCGCGTAAAGCGCCTTGACAAAGGCGGCAAATTCATAGGGCATCATAGTCCCCGCGGAGTCGCAAACTGTAATGGTCGAGGCGCCGGCCGTTATCGCGGCCGATATTACGGAATAAAGAAAATCCGGCTCGCTGCGCGTTGCGTCGACTGCGGCAAACTCAACGTCGGGGCAAAGCGCGCGCGCGCGTTCGACCAACTGGCGCGTCATATCGAGGATGCCGGCGGGCTTTTTGCCGCAGACAAACTCCATCTGCACCGCCGAAAGCGGAGCCTCCACATAAAGGCGCGGATGCGCGGCCTCCGCCACGGCCGCCCACGCGCGGTCGACGCCCGCTTCGTCGAAGCCCACGGGGATGGAAAGCGCGCTGTTTTTCACAGCGGCCGCCACCGTGCGCACCAAAAGCGAATCTATCTTGTCGTGTACAATAGGCGCCATGC is a genomic window of Cloacibacillus sp. containing:
- a CDS encoding alpha-isopropylmalate synthase regulatory domain-containing protein, whose product is MKQIKFTDITLREAQRGAEGALSFKEIIEMAKTLDKLNLDVISMAPIVHDKIDSLLVRTVAAAVKNSALSIPVGFDEAGVDRAWAAVAEAAHPRLYVEAPLSAVQMEFVCGKKPAGILDMTRQLVERARALCPDVEFAAVDATRSEPDFLYSVISAAITAGASTITVCDSAGTMMPYEFAAFVKALYAAVPELKDVALAVKCSDELSMAAACAVSAVKAGATEVDVCVSGGCAPEFEAAAHVIRTRGDDCGYCCGLKFTEIHRSVAQMHWITRPERSKTSAFDTGLAATEAHDVRLDANDDAGSVAKAAQRLGYDLSDEDVANVYETFRNVAAKKSVGTKELEAIIATSALQAPPTYELVSFVINSGNIINATANIHVRRNGEELFGLAEGDGPIDAAFLAVEQITGHHYELDDFQIQSVTEGREAMGSTLVKLRSNGKLYSGNGISTDIIGSSIRAYVNALNKITYEENH